Below is a window of Salvelinus alpinus chromosome 5, SLU_Salpinus.1, whole genome shotgun sequence DNA.
GTATTGAACCATATTGCAAGCGAAGATTAACATTTTGTCAGAGTGTCTGGGCATTTCCACCGCACGGGCAGATAATTTTGTGAACGGACTAAGGCGCTAGCATTACAGTGCATGAATAGGCAAGCACATACCTCGCTTTAGTCTCTCCATGGCACTTTTGCTCCCAGCATAAGTTGGTCTTATCTCCTTCCCAAGCTCTTCAATAATGGATAGCAGTTCTGCATATTTACTCTGAGGCACTTGACTTCCACTTGAACTCTGTGATACAATGAAAGAATGGTTTGAAAATGAAACAGTGTGACTTATGTCAATTACATTAGTCACCaacatacactcagtggccagtttattaggtgcaCAATCCCGTTCatgaaaatggttcgctcctacagacagttagTCACATGgacgtggcttgctatataaagcaggcagacaggcatccagttactgttcgattgaacattagaatgggcaaaacgagtgacctcaGAGACAGTGTAgtatttcaaaaaaaaaattgcCTTTATTTATCATGCCAGGCAGTTCcattatctcagaaacggccggcctcctgggctattcaggcacgacagtgtctagggtttaccgagaatggtgcaacaaaccaaaacaacatACAGTCAGTGGCAGCCCTGTGAgcaaaaacagctcgttgatgagaggtcgaaggagaatggcaagaatcgtgcaagctaacaggcgggccacaaacaggcaaataccGGTGCAGttcaacagtggtgtgcagaacggcatctcggaacgcacaactcgtcggtcctggtcacggatgggctattgcagcagacgaccaaaCCGGGTTCCACAccatcagcaaaaaaaaaaagaaaaaaaaaaaagagaagctGCTCcacaatcaccaacactggacaatatTGAGAAGTAGACAAACGTCGCCTGGCCCGATGAATCCCAGGTTCCTGTtgagtcatgctgatggcagagtcaggatttggcgtaagcagcatgagtccatgtcccgatcctgcctggtgtcaacggtacaggctggtggcgtaatggtgtggggaatgtttttctggcacacgttaggtcccttgataccaattgagcaacaatTCCATGCCcagaagaattcaggctgttctggagccAAAGGGAGGTCCaacccagtactagatgggtgtataTAATAACTGGCCACTGACTGTAAATGATACCAGAAATATTCTATGGAAATTCATGCTTTGTGCTGCAAAAAAACATTTGGCAACATTTAAAATGTGTGGTATAATCTATCACATTAGATAATGCATTGCCATCatccaaaacatattttacaattTCAGTCTTTACCTGTGAAAAGCTGAAAGATGGTGGTCCATAGTCATTCACTACTGGCCTGTAAGATTGTAGTGTTGATATGCTTGTTGAAGTAGAGTGAACAACAGCAACTGTTGAAGGAGTGAAAAAATTAAaagatatacagtatactatatgCCACATGCAATACATGCATGCATTATTAAATTGATTTGGAATGAATCATTTAAAGTTGACCAGGAATAAGTGGCTGAAACGTtagactttttttatttattatttacggCATTGTTTCAATGAGTGTGTTGCATTACTTTTGTCCATTTTAACTTGACATACATGGAGACTAATGGAGGCTGTATGGAGGGGTGAGATGGAGATGCAATGAGGCTCAGAGAACACTGGGTGTCACCAAAGGGTCAAAGAACGGTCCACATCCAGATCAATCATTAGCCTTGGTGAAACAATCATGGAGGAAGCCGTACGGGTAGAATTAAGAAGCCAAAGTGATACATTTAATATACACTGTTAcagcatccaacctgacagaaaaTCTGACAATAGAGTACGCATGTTCTGTTTTGGTAGACGAGTGAACAACCGAATTATAAACTTTACGGATGCACGAGAGGGAAAGGGTTTTATGATTAGTGATAATGGCGGATATGAATCAGCTCTCAGGATCTGACCCTATACATATAACTGGACAAAAACTACAGTCACGGGCTTCCCCCAGGTATTCATTACAACATCGAATTTTACAACCGACAAAACAGAGTGAAGACTAAACATTAACTGAAATGTCCTCCTCACCTTGGTTCACGGAAGTTCCGAGAACATGCTGATGGAGGTTGGGCTTGTAAGACATTCCTAAAGACATTGTAAATTAAAGAAATAAAAATCGTCCTAAAATCCAATGAAGCGTCTCTGTCTCCCTCAGACACTTTTTGTTTACAGCAGAGCAGCACCGGCAAATATGGCCGTCACTTTATATTGACACCCACAATGCAATATATCCTCACAATAGCAAATACATTCTTATTTGACCCCAAAAACGACTTTCTTACGATAACTATTacaaaattaatttaaaaaaataca
It encodes the following:
- the LOC139576740 gene encoding cyclin-dependent kinase 2-associated protein 1-like, translating into MSLGMSYKPNLHQHVLGTSVNQVAVVHSTSTSISTLQSYRPVVNDYGPPSFSFSQSSSGSQVPQSKYAELLSIIEELGKEIRPTYAGSKSAMERLKRGIIHARGLVRECLAETERNARS